A genomic region of Armatimonadota bacterium contains the following coding sequences:
- a CDS encoding sigma-70 family RNA polymerase sigma factor encodes MNGEGENMVELSEAAAVAFRAEDRKAFDELVHKYHKQAYNIAYRMTGNHADAEDLTQDTFLKAYRFFERYNREMPFDNWLYRIMSNIFVDWLRRRPKAQFRSLDEPVRQEEGETALEIPDTAEGPESLALSSELDAELQKALNQIPEDFRLTVILSDIEGLSYEEISEVMGCSIGTVRSRLHRGRKLLRNKLKAYLD; translated from the coding sequence GTGAACGGTGAAGGAGAAAACATGGTCGAGCTGAGCGAAGCAGCTGCTGTGGCATTTCGCGCCGAAGATAGGAAGGCGTTTGACGAGCTTGTGCACAAATACCACAAGCAGGCATATAATATCGCCTACCGAATGACCGGAAATCATGCCGATGCGGAAGACCTAACGCAGGACACATTCCTTAAGGCATATCGGTTTTTTGAAAGATACAATCGCGAAATGCCATTTGATAATTGGCTCTATCGTATTATGTCCAATATCTTTGTGGACTGGCTGCGTCGCCGCCCAAAAGCACAGTTCCGATCGCTCGATGAGCCTGTGAGGCAGGAAGAAGGAGAAACTGCGCTAGAGATACCCGACACTGCGGAAGGTCCGGAGTCTCTGGCTCTTTCTAGCGAGCTGGATGCCGAACTTCAAAAGGCTCTTAACCAGATTCCTGAGGATTTCAGGCTCACCGTTATTCTTTCCGATATCGAGGGTCTTTCTTATGAAGAGATAAGCGAAGTTATGGGCTGTTCGATTGGAACTGTTCGATCCCGACTTCATCGGGGTAGAAAACTTCTGAGGAACAAGCTTAAAGCTTACCTCGACTGA
- a CDS encoding anti-sigma factor: MNCHKVQSLVSAYVDGELSGHEMLAIRQHLADCRECTAEYESLLSLKRMYGRLQPKYPRADLATKICSELDRLYQPTHERWVGLLKRYLHPFPARVRFAAAGLAILAALLMMRISAPMSPYTSSPEFVLSAQAMADSDIGKTTIPIPTTAVGKRVLPIHEVEGDPLSLLTATYTSGASSVKTVSFSY, from the coding sequence ATGAATTGCCACAAGGTTCAAAGTCTGGTTTCGGCATATGTAGACGGCGAGCTGAGCGGTCATGAGATGCTCGCAATTAGACAGCATCTTGCCGACTGCCGAGAATGCACCGCCGAATATGAGTCTTTGCTCAGCTTGAAGAGAATGTATGGAAGGCTTCAACCAAAGTACCCTCGGGCAGACCTCGCAACGAAAATATGCAGTGAACTTGACCGACTCTATCAGCCAACGCACGAGCGGTGGGTGGGCTTATTGAAAAGGTATTTGCATCCTTTCCCGGCGCGAGTGCGATTCGCCGCCGCAGGGCTGGCAATCCTAGCCGCATTGCTGATGATGCGCATCAGCGCCCCCATGTCGCCATATACATCATCGCCTGAATTCGTCCTTTCAGCTCAGGCGATGGCAGACTCCGATATAGGCAAGACCACCATCCCCATCCCGACCACGGCAGTTGGCAAGCGCGTTCTCCCAATCCATGAAGTAGAAGGAGACCCCCTCTCACTTTTGACTGCAACTTATACGTCTGGGGCCAGCTCTGTGAAGACCGTCAGCTTTAGTTATTGA